Genomic segment of Vitis riparia cultivar Riparia Gloire de Montpellier isolate 1030 chromosome 19, EGFV_Vit.rip_1.0, whole genome shotgun sequence:
TATATACAATGGAAGATTTCAAACAAACAcgtaaatgaattaaaattaagaatattatgAAGGATCTCAAATACTTAATTGTAAAATATCCATATTTATAATCAATAACCCAAGTCATTCCATATACACTACCATCAATACGTAATAGTAATTACTCCAGAGGCTTATAAGATGTGGGGTATGCTTTTCTGAATGAAAAACTACATGAGGAGGTTTCTTCACATCTAGTTAGTCAACTCAAGAAGGCATTGTACAAACTAAAACAAGCAAACTCCGATTCGAAAGCACGAAGCAAAGGTTGATTGTAGATAAATTTTGCATTTATAAACCCTATATAATGGTactaaatattatttacattaaaatggttttcttctttctcaaacGATATAAAACCATATTAGTCCTGattttcatattaaatgaaACTATTAAAATGTAATTTGTGTAAAACATCTATAttcaattaaatcaaaattttacctcatattagtattaatattaaaacaaaatctaccctataaaacaaattcaatatatgtattattacttttatatatttccataaaagccaattattgatatttcataaatttttatatttttttattttctcattctgACTTCTAAATCACGAACTTCTTTCATAAAACCAGTTTGAAAGGCCCTAACCAAATTAAAAGAACTTCTTAACttctcaaaattattattattttgagaattgagGAACGTTCCAGTTTGAAACCCCTCAAACTCTCCATGGGGACCAAACATTTAGATACTAATAACGCCCACTACAATCGGCACCAGATAATCCTGGACATTCAATCAACAATAGAAATCAAATCTAGGACCATGTGCCTCTACCACCGACGACCACTAACCAATTGGACACATCGATGGGCTTAACTTCTAAAAATCCATCCAAACCAaacccaaaataatttttctttcatatgtatatcaaataAAGAGACTTCAGAttcttttttccccctttttcccTGCTGATTTCCATcatccaaacatagcctaacAATTAGAGCtcaacaaaatacaaaaaatggtTCAGTTTTTACAGGCTTAAGGACTTTAAGAGTTCATTTGAATCTTGAGGATTCCAGCACtaggataatttttttaataactcaaaatataaGACTGAAGGGACTCAGTTCAGCTCAAATATCAGTTGAACAAAAGTAATAAAATCGGTATTCAGCagcaaaattatttaaacacGACCTCAAGTAATAGTGGTTTTAACATAAAGATCAACCTTCATATTTAAGAGGAAGAACAAAAAAGACTCATGTGGCATTGAAAGCAAAGTAATCTTCACCTTTCTGAACACTAGAAAATTTGCTATCTACCATTGCTACAAAACAACGTTTCAAGCAGTATTAGCTCAAAATATAGATGTAGGTGAAACAGCCGAGAATTCAAAAAAGAGTAATAATCATAGAGCTTACAATACAAGAGAGTGCCTCCCGTAAAACTTTTGTGGTCTCCATGAATCTATGACCAGCCAAGGACATAGTCCAAAACATAAACCAGTGCCAGGGAGAAAGGGTATAGCAAGAGAGCTACAAAAGATGTCCAGAGAGGGAAGGTGGTGCGGAAACTGGCAAAAACGCCCATCACAACGCAAACTATAAGAATGACCAGCACCTCTGATGAGAAGTCCCATGTTAATCCCCTAACATAAACGAGGGCTAAAAAGACTGACAGGCAAAGGACATTATTCATTGTTACCGCCCCATATAACTGTATGAGAAAAAGAGATGAAAACAGATTAGAGGGATGATTTCATAACTCCAGAACAGAACAATTAACTATTAAGCAAATATAATGATCCCTGTAAACAATAACACCGATGTTTATGCCTTGTGAGTTCAAATTCTGCACTATTCCAAGATGAACCTATGACTACTAGAACTCTGGTCTACAGACAGCTAACATGGTTTGCATAATTCAATATACACCAGTCATTTAGAAAGTCAGTTCCAGAGACTGCATTTCACTGGGGGAGGGAGAGAGGATTACAAGAACTGTTATGAGATTGTGAGAAATACAGGTGTTATAAGAAGATGTCTCAGGAGATCAAATGTAAGAAACATCGATTtgactaaaagataaaaattttcaagttctaaaaatgttgaaagcgcttcctagaatcactaccacACTCTAAGATACCAATATCTATGTTTAGCTTTAAAAGGGCATATAATGTTCTaccacattcaaatattttaatagaataaaaattctATCTGATCGAAATAGAAAAGATAATCACCCCTCATCATTTCCCACTATAATATGATGATATTCATAGTTGGTGATGCAAATAAGAGTCCCTCTGACAATGCTTTTAGAGAACACTTGTaacataaaaacatttttagagaaaaattaaGTGTCTAGTAAAagtttaaaaacacttttaaaaagtttaaaaatcacttataacgCTTTCTGAAGAAGTACATTGATTCTCTCAAAAAAAACTTTAAGAGAAAAGCACTTCAACTAAAagtacttcaaataaaaacactcACAGACGCATTCTTAGAAAGGTATTGGGAATACACTAGAAGTAGCTCTAACTGGATGCAACCTAATACCCATTAGGCTGAAACTTGGTCTCATAGAAACTTCAGCTAGAGCAGTGGTTAGATCATAGTCTATAAATGTACTTCACATTATTCACTCAAAACTGAACATTTTCCAAAAGAAGTAAAGCTTAGAACTGCCTTTAGACAACTTGAATTTAGTCAACGTTATAAAAACCCAACTTCCCAAATCAATAGAATATTTAAATGGACCTTCACTATAAAACAACCTATGAAGTTTAGCCAAATCTAAGAGCTAATGGGCACTTTGCAGTAATGAAAAAGCAATAATATCTACTAATCTTAAGTTTTTCACTAGAAATCAACAGATTAATTAGTGAATGACAAatcacaaatttttttcattttcttaaaaaaatagattgttAAGTTTGGGAAACATTAGAAATATTGGATCATTAATCAAATAATGCTCTGCTATATAGTTCCAAACAGGTGGTGTGATTATATAGTATCCAAAAATTACATAGAAGAGAAGGGAAGAAACACACCACTGAAAATGTCAAAGACGTAGTCCTGTTCTTTTTGCGGCTAGCAAAGATAATTGCTGAAACTGCTTCACTGGAGGTAGCCAAGGGCAGTGCAATAAATGAGATGAAGAAGGAAGGAATGCTCGTAGCATCAGAGAAGTTGTCAACAGCATCTACAAGGGGATCAGCAAATACAGCTGCAATAAGAGTTCCCAACAACAACATCATCACTGCTTTAAAGGTAATCCACTTCGGGTTTTCCACAGCCTCAACCACCTCATCAATTTGATCCCCCCCCAAACGATTGTGCTCTCTCTTTGTTTCCTGCAGACGCAGTTCAAAAAGTTGGCAATCTTGCTCATAATAAGCTGCTGCTGGAGAAGGTTGTTATGAGACAACTTACCCTGTGAAAAGCATCTAAAATACTTGATGAATTAGGACCAGCATCAGGACCAGAACCCTCATAACGCTTTGCTTCCGTAAGCCATTTTGAAATTCCTTCGACAAACTCTCCCTCATCAACAAACTGATCATTGGATGTATCGAAATCACTCATCACTTTGTCCACAGCCTCATTCATATCCAAGTCTACCTCCTCAAACTGAATTCCTACAATCAATGCTCTTAATTCGACTTTTGAAAGGGTCCCATCGTGATTCTCATCAAGTGTATGAAAAAGCCTGTGGCAGTACCAATCATGTGCTCAGGAAATATAAGTCATACTAACAGCACACGCGCATTTGATAAAACACTTACTTTCTTATAATTTCTTCATTAAGTTCACCCTCCTCTGTTAGGAGCTTTCCTAGTGTGTGCGTTCTTAAATGTTTAAGAAGTCCAGATATTACATGTTTATGCTTTGCATAAGCAAGTCGTCTCTTTTGTATCCAAGGCTGAAAAACCTGCACcgatattaaaaagaaaagtcgAGCATCAATACAGAAAGGAGACCAagattcctttttcttttgtatttttatgaATAACAATTTTGTCGAATCTATTAAGAGAAAGGCAGAAACCCATCTACAAGTGGATTATAAATTGGAAAGCAGAAAACataaaatctataaaatcaTGAAGGAGAAAACCTTCCCTCCATATGATACAACAAAAATGGCAATTCCacaattcaatttaaaattgcCAAtcccaagaagaagaagaaagaaaaaataaaaattcatattagCTAACTCTatggcaagaaaaaaaattctcgCCATTGACTGTAACAATCCCGGTTATATTACTCAGCGGCTGACTAAGGCAGCCctaaattttccctttttagatGGAAAGTCTGTTCCTAAGGcattgaaaactcaaatatgcAAAACTTTGTAAAATGTAAGAAAGGGTGTCTTTGACTTTGCAATAAACTATGACATGCTATTTATCCAAAGAACAGCACATTATAGCATGCATATAGTTTCAAGTTTAAATTTCCAAATGTTTCCCTCAGACATCCCAAACGCTTCCATTTTCAGGAGATAAGTGATAGataaatgaaaatacaaaatattttagattaattaatGGTGCATTTGACAAAAGGGACGTTGTTATGATTGAAacattttgatgaaattttctcaaaaaagaaatcttataaattatcaGTGAATGGAAGAGATTCTTGAGCGCTTATCAATCCATAAATAAAGTCATACAATTAAAAGTATTCAAGCATGAAACCAAGGGAATTTTCAGAtccattccaaaaaaaaaaatgaaaaagcttTAGAGACATGTTTTAGAAAACAGCAggaacatttggaaacatgctGTCATCAattgtttcattttcttgaatgTAAACCAGAAAACATCATTTTGATGgttcttggaaggacatgatGATTTCAAAAAGAAGTTCTCAAAGCAAGGGGGTTTCCAGAGATCTAAGTGGCAACCTGTCAACATTATTCGACTTTGTGGCCATAGTTGTTAACTCATAAAACTAAATCATgaatcttttttctatttttccataTCAAATCATGTACTGTAGGATTTTTATATAgcgaaaaaaaaattgaa
This window contains:
- the LOC117908072 gene encoding sodium/calcium exchanger NCL-like, whose product is MATTASGSVLLLLLLAAGAAVDGRVISNRTLSTDLVSDDVHDHRNGSPYLLLRSFSAVSASDSCDQTYGFMPCTTTTVGNLFLIVVYGYLMFLAATYLSSGSELLLEILGPGLVGGLIVPILGALPDAILILVSGLSGSTETAQSQVSVGMGLLAGSTVILLTIMWGSCVIVGKCDLQDSVAKDSQDTKGFSLTGSGVSTDIWTSYAAIIMVISVIPFIIVQLPQVLHSTSARRLAVLIALIVSLIQLITYCLYQVFQPWIQKRRLAYAKHKHVISGLLKHLRTHTLGKLLTEEGELNEEIIRKLFHTLDENHDGTLSKVELRALIVGIQFEEVDLDMNEAVDKVMSDFDTSNDQFVDEGEFVEGISKWLTEAKRYEGSGPDAGPNSSSILDAFHRETKREHNRLGGDQIDEVVEAVENPKWITFKAVMMLLLGTLIAAVFADPLVDAVDNFSDATSIPSFFISFIALPLATSSEAVSAIIFASRKKNRTTSLTFSVLYGAVTMNNVLCLSVFLALVYVRGLTWDFSSEVLVILIVCVVMGVFASFRTTFPLWTSFVALLLYPFSLALVYVLDYVLGWS